The genomic window CCCATTTCATTACTTTGGAATCACCAATAAATCTTGTTAAACAAATGTACACATCCTCTTTCACTCTGAAGTGTTTCACTGCATACACATCCTCCATATCTTGGATCTCGAGACGCTTAACAAATTCAGTTGTTCCTTTGTTCCATTGGTATATAACAGGTCTTTGGGAACTACTCGACAAAATTAAATGAGGTTTGCCGGCTATTTCAAGATACTCCACATCAGTATCTCTGTACCACGCGTGCAGAGACTGATGGGAATAAAATCCATTTCCATTCCATTTGTAAACCGTGGTAAAGCCAGCTTTTGAACTTTCTGCAACAACAAAATACCAGTCTTCTGCAATCCTGAAAGTTTCGATATCATTGGGTTTTCGGATTTTAAGAATTTCAATATCTTGAATTTTTATAAACTTATTAGCAAAAATATCTCTTTTGTAAATATGGGAGCCTCCAAAGAGCTGGGCAACAATGACATACAGCTGAGTCTCAATAATTAAGGGCTTACACACAACAGTTGAAGTACCTACAAAAAGAAAGATGAAGGACAATGTTAGCACTGCCTTTTAGATCAGGTAATGTAATGTTATTTGGCATGCGTTATTCATACCTGTAATGTTGTCATAATTCCTGAAAGACCCTTCTACATGGTCCCATTCAAGAAAGATGCATTTTCCAGTAAAAGGTTGAGCAATAACCACATGCTCATCATTCATGTAGGAGAAAGTATCTACTGACAGAGACTGATATGGCAGGGATTCATAAACAGCAAATTCTGCAAAAGCGCACATAACATTTGATAATTAAAGGTAACATTTATTTCCACATGTATTTTTTCACCATATTAAAATACCATATTAATTgatactgatttatttttaaagaatacaTGCAATAAGTAGTCTAGTTTTCCTGCTCAGAAGACAGAATTTTAAAGTCTGCTTATTCTTTCTGAACTGAAACAGGTGGTTATGTGTTACAGTTATAGTCCAGATTCTGCAATTATTACATAGACAAATCTCCCGCTAAAGTCTGAGTAAAGACTGTAGTAATAGATGCACAAAATGGTTCCTGTATCAGGCCTGAATCTGCATGGAATTCCTGTTGACTCAGTGAGAGGTCCATAGGCAGACCACTTGCAGAATTGGACCCTTAATTAGAAAATATAGCCTTGATTTTAAAGTAATGAGGTGAAATAATTTGGAACACATTACCTGTAATAATACAATCAAATTCCTTTGGAGAGAGGCTATTGATTTTACGCTTCTTATATTCTGGTGGATTTTCGCAATAAATGTCTTCAACTGTTGCATTGGTGCTGCCCAGCCATTCCACTAACCATTTCAGTTTGCAGTCACAATTAAATGTGTTCCCTCTAAGATCCCTGTAAAAACATAAACCACACACTGAAAATGATGAATTAGCTGTTGTTTTCCGCAACATCATAGGACTAAAATTACAAGGACTTTTATAAAATGACTATTTTCTTGCTTTCTCTTCTGAGAATTctggacttccctgaattaagaacaggagtacttgtggcaccttagagactaacaaatttatttcagcataagctttcgtgggctacagctcacttcttcggatgcacgaaagcttatgctgaaataaatttgttagtctctaaggtgccacaagtactcctgttctttttgcagatacagactaacacagccgctactctgaaacctttcctgAATTAATTTGTCCTGAACCAATTAAATAAACCCAAACAACCAAAAACAACACAACAGTTTGTTGAAACTACTTGCAAAAACTTAAATAGTTTCAATTATACTAAGGAAATCAAGACAAACTTAGGTTGGGGAATCAGTGGAAGTATCTGCTCTTCCGTATTTTACTGATAATCATAAATTTACAGGTACTTAAATTCCTGTCCATTTTTTTGGCCCAAg from Gopherus flavomarginatus isolate rGopFla2 chromosome 6, rGopFla2.mat.asm, whole genome shotgun sequence includes these protein-coding regions:
- the LGI1 gene encoding leucine-rich glioma-inactivated protein 1 isoform X2 translates to MQVFFFFPSLQLVGFSPSYSTSQVPSLSSTLPESFVRSAFTKIPEGSFLLTPSLQLLLFTSNSFDVISDDAFMGLPHLEYLFIENNSIKSISRNTFRGLKSLIHLSLANNNLQTLPKDIFKGLDSLTNVDLRGNTFNCDCKLKWLVEWLGSTNATVEDIYCENPPEYKKRKINSLSPKEFDCIITEFAVYESLPYQSLSVDTFSYMNDEHVVIAQPFTGKCIFLEWDHVEGSFRNYDNITGTSTVVCKPLIIETQLYVIVAQLFGGSHIYKRDIFANKFIKIQDIEILKIRKPNDIETFRIAEDWYFVVAESSKAGFTTVYKWNGNGFYSHQSLHAWYRDTDVEYLEIAGKPHLILSSSSQRPVIYQWNKGTTEFVKRLEIQDMEDVYAVKHFRVKEDVYICLTRFIGDSKVMKWGGAAFLDLQRMPSRGSMVFQPLQISNYQYAILGSDYSFTQVYYWDTEKAKFVKFQELNIQAPRSFTHVSIDKRNFLFASSFKGTTLIYKHVIVDLSA
- the LGI1 gene encoding leucine-rich glioma-inactivated protein 1 isoform X1 encodes the protein MGNASRPFRRIAYFLCLLCMLLLTEGKKSVKPKCPASCTCTKDNALCENARSIPTSVPPDVISLSFVRSAFTKIPEGSFLLTPSLQLLLFTSNSFDVISDDAFMGLPHLEYLFIENNSIKSISRNTFRGLKSLIHLSLANNNLQTLPKDIFKGLDSLTNVDLRGNTFNCDCKLKWLVEWLGSTNATVEDIYCENPPEYKKRKINSLSPKEFDCIITEFAVYESLPYQSLSVDTFSYMNDEHVVIAQPFTGKCIFLEWDHVEGSFRNYDNITGTSTVVCKPLIIETQLYVIVAQLFGGSHIYKRDIFANKFIKIQDIEILKIRKPNDIETFRIAEDWYFVVAESSKAGFTTVYKWNGNGFYSHQSLHAWYRDTDVEYLEIAGKPHLILSSSSQRPVIYQWNKGTTEFVKRLEIQDMEDVYAVKHFRVKEDVYICLTRFIGDSKVMKWGGAAFLDLQRMPSRGSMVFQPLQISNYQYAILGSDYSFTQVYYWDTEKAKFVKFQELNIQAPRSFTHVSIDKRNFLFASSFKGTTLIYKHVIVDLSA
- the LGI1 gene encoding leucine-rich glioma-inactivated protein 1 isoform X3, which gives rise to MGLPHLEYLFIENNSIKSISRNTFRGLKSLIHLSLANNNLQTLPKDIFKGLDSLTNVDLRGNTFNCDCKLKWLVEWLGSTNATVEDIYCENPPEYKKRKINSLSPKEFDCIITEFAVYESLPYQSLSVDTFSYMNDEHVVIAQPFTGKCIFLEWDHVEGSFRNYDNITGTSTVVCKPLIIETQLYVIVAQLFGGSHIYKRDIFANKFIKIQDIEILKIRKPNDIETFRIAEDWYFVVAESSKAGFTTVYKWNGNGFYSHQSLHAWYRDTDVEYLEIAGKPHLILSSSSQRPVIYQWNKGTTEFVKRLEIQDMEDVYAVKHFRVKEDVYICLTRFIGDSKVMKWGGAAFLDLQRMPSRGSMVFQPLQISNYQYAILGSDYSFTQVYYWDTEKAKFVKFQELNIQAPRSFTHVSIDKRNFLFASSFKGTTLIYKHVIVDLSA